One Synechocystis sp. LKSZ1 genomic window, CTGGGGCTTGGGTAAACTGATCGCCCTCTACGACGATAACCACATTTCCATTGATGGTTCGACGGATGTCGCCTTTACCGAAGATGTTTCCAAGCGCTTTGAAGCCTACGGTTGGCATGTTCTCCACGTCAAAGACGGTAATACCGACCTCGCAGCCATTGCCAAGGCCATTGAAGAAGCTAAGGCCGTGACTGATAAACCGACCATGATCAAGGTCACCACTACCATTGGTTATGGTTCTCCCAAAAAAGCCAACACGGCGGGGGTACATGGGGCCGCTCTAGGGGCGGAAGAAGTAGACGCCACCCGCAAAAACCTGGGCTGGGACTATCCTCCCTTTGAAATTCCCCAGGATGTTTTAGACCATACCCATAAGGCTATTGAACGGGGAACCCAACTGGAGGCCGAATGGAATAACGTTCTCGCTCAGTACAAAGCCAAATATCCCCAGGAAGCCGCCGAATTTGAGCGTCTCCTCAGCGGTGAACTACCGGCTAACTGGGCTGATGTCCTGCCCCGCTACACGGCCGAAGATAAGGCGCTTCCGACCCGGAAACACTCCGAAACCTGTCTCAATAAACTGGCTCCCGTTTTGTCGGAACTGATCGGGGGGTCGGCGGATCTGACCCACTCTAACCTCACTGAGTTGAAAATTTCCGGTGATTTCCAGAAAGGGGCCTACCAAAACCGGAACGTCCACTTCGGGGTACGGGAACACGCCATGGGGGCCATCTGTAATGGTATTGCGCTCCATGGTTCTGGCCTGATTCCCTACGGTGCCACCTTCTTGATCTTTACGGACTACATGCGGGCGGCCATTCGTCTCTCAGCCCTGGCAAACGTCGGTGCCATTTGGGTGATGACCCACGATTCCATTGGCCAAGGGGAAGATGGCCCGACTCACCAGCCGGTAGAAACCCTGGCTTCCCTGCGGGCGATTCCCAACCTGACAGTAATCCGTCCCGCCGACGGCAACGAGTGCTCCGGGGCCTACCACGTGGCAATCACCAATGCCAAACAGCATAAACCGACACTCTTGGCCTTTACTCGTCAAAACGTGCCTAACCTTGCTGGTAGCAGCATTGAGAACACCCTCAAGGGGGCCTATACCCTCGTCGATTGTGCCGGAACCCCTGACCTAATCCTGATCGGTACCGGTTCGGAAGTGAGCCTCTGTGTGGAAGCTGCCAGCAAACTCGCTAGCGAAGGTAAAAATGTCCGGGTCGTCTCCATGCCCTCCTGGGAGCTGTTTGAAGCCCAAGATAGTGCTTATAAAGAATCTGTTCTACCGAAGGCTGTCACCAAGCGCCTCGCTGTAGAAGCCGGCGTTAGCTTTGGTTGGCAAAAATATGTCGGCATGGAAGGGGATACCGTGAGTATCGACCGCTTTGGAGCCTCTGCCCCCGGTGGCATCTGTATGGAGAAATTTGGTTTTAGCGTTGATAACGTTTTGGCCAAAGCTAAAGCGCTCCTGAGCTAGTGACGCTCTACCTACATCGAGACTAAATTACCCATGGCCCTCTAATCTCTAGAGGGCCTTTACCGTAGGCAATCAGTCCCTTCCTATCGTTGACCTGAGCTATTCCGCTCAATCCCAAGGTTATCGATATTTTGTCAAGCTTTTTTTGATGTTCCCTAGTAACCTGGCTAGAGGATTCGGTGCCCTATCCAAATCTCCGACAGATTTGTCGTTTAAGATAGGTCAGTCGATATTCATTCTAGTCGAGGAGTGATTATGAACCGATTCCATGGTTTTGTACTTGCTTTTATATCCCTCCTCTGCTTAGCCGCACCGGCTGAAGCAGGAAAACTTCTTTACTGGCGCTTTGAAGCGTCCCAGAACCGACTGACCTTTAACACTGAAACGGGAGTTCAACCGACCGCCCAGTTAATTCCTAATCCCACCCGCATTGTGATTGACCTGCCAGGCACAACCCTGGGGCGGCCGACAGTGAATCAACCCATTGGAGGAACTGTTAGTAATGTGAGGGTGGCTCAATTTGACCCTTTTACGACTCGTCTGGTGATTGAATTGGCCCCTGGTTACACCGTGGATCCCCAGCAGGTTAAGGTACGGGGTATTACCCCCACCCAATGGACAGTGGATTTACCCGTTCCCCAACGAACCACCACCCCTCCCCCCTTATCTCCCCAATCTCAGGCTCCAGCCCCCAGTCGGCCCCTTCTGGCCCCCGCTGAAGGAGCTGAAACTGTCCAAGTGACGGCCAGTGGCCTCTTGATTCCCTTGGTTCGGAACGGCCAGAACAACAATATCCGAGTAGACCGCAGTAACGACGGCACAACTATTCAGGTCGGCTTACCGGGGGCGATGCTTCCCAGTTATTTAGCGGGAAAAACCTTTGCTATTCAGCAGTACGGTGTCAGTGACCTATCTTTTGCCAACTCCAGTACTGATCCCCGCCTCAGCTTAACCGTTGACCCTAATAGTCCCGGTTGGCAGGCCTACTACAGTCGCTTGGGAGGTGGAATAGTGCTCTTCCCAAAGGGGGGAATTCGGGCCACCCAAGGGTTGGCCCCGCCACCGAGCAGTGGCATTCCCCTACCACCTTCTGCTGACCTAGGGGTCAGTTCCCTTAGTAGTGAAGGAGTTAGTATTACCGGCCTAGAATTAAGTCGGGACAATCGCCAATTATTAATTCGGGCCGATCGGCCTCTGCAGGCCAAGGGCACCCTCAACCGTCTAACGGGGAACTATGAAATTCGCATTGAGAATGCCCGCCTGGCCAGTAGCTTCAAACAACCCAGTTTGAGCGGTAATAGCCCGATTACCCAGCTTCAGATCCGCCAAGATGCCGGTGACACCTTGGTTTTTTTCGTGCAACCGGCTGCCGGAACCCGCTTTGGTAATCTTTTTCGGTCAGGGGGCCTCTACGCCCTAGAGATCGCCCCCCGAAGTTATGGCGGCACTTCGTTGGGGAACCGTCCCTTACCCCCCACAAATCCTGGCTCCAATGGTACACCAGTTACTATCAACGTGCCGTCTGCCCCACGGGGCTCCCTGCCGCCCCTAGGAAATGCTCTGCCACCCAATCCCCTCCCGACCCAAGGGAATTGGCCCCGTATCCCCCAGGGCAGTCGCCTGGTGTTTATTGATCCCGGCCATGGGGGCACGGATCCAGGGGCCATTGGCCTGAACGGAGTCCAGGAAAAAGATATCATTTTGTCCATCTCGCTCCAGGTTGTGCGCTACTTGGAACAACAGGGAATTCGGACAATGCTCGCCCGCAATAGTGACTACTTTGTTAGTCTCCAGGGCCGCACCGACATGGCCAACCGTGCCGGAGCGGATCTGTTTGTCAGTATCCACGCCAACTCCATGGGAGCGGGTCGCCCTGATGTCAGCGGTCTTGAAGTGTATTACTATGACTCACCGGAATTATCTCGTTTTATCCATCGCAGTATTTTGAGGAGTCTAGATGTCAAAGACCGAGGAATTCGCAAGGCTCGTTTTTATGTGCTCCGAAATAGTAGAATGCCTTCAACCTTGGTAGAAGTGGGTTTTGTGACGGGGAGCGAAGATGTTGCCAAATTGACCAATCCCAGTTACCAACAACAAATGGCCCAGGCTATCGCTCGGGGAATTATCGAATACCTGCAACAAAACTAGCGCCCCAGGACTCTTTATCCCAGAACCAATATCTGAGAAAGTTAACCTTAGACCTGGCTAAGTATATTTACTTCCCTCGATATTCGTGTTTGAATTATCAGCATCTTATTTTCATATAGCCTTATATGCGAGAGTCTCAGCGTAGCCGAATCGGCGTTTTTGATAGTGGTGTGGGTGGTTTAACAGTCTTGCGCGAGTTGTATCGACAACTCCCCAAGGAATCGATTCTCTACTTTGGGGATACAGCCCGGCTACCTTACGGCAATCGAACCTCCCAGGAAATCGTACAATTCGTGCGGGAAATCCTGACCTGGATGCAAGAGGAGCAGGTCAAGATGGTGATCATGGCCTGTAATACCAGTTCCGCCCTGGCCTTGGATGTGGTTCGCCAGGAATTTGATTTCCCCATCCTTGGGGTGATTTTACCGGGGGCTCGAGCCGCTGTTCGTCTAGGCCGAAAAATTGGGGTGATTGCCACCCCCGCCACCGTAGCCAGTAATGCTTATCGGGATGCCATCCATGAAATTGATTCCCAGGCTCAGGTATGGCAAGTGGCCTGTCCTGAATTTGTGCCCCTCATTGAACAAAATCGGATTTATGATCCCTACACCAAGCAGATAGCCCGGGATTATCTCCAACCTTTACTGGAAGTCCAGATTGATACTCTGGTCTTTGGTTGTACCCACTACCAACACTTAACTCCCATTCTGCGAGAAATCCTGCCCGCCTCAATTCACCTGGTGGATCCAGCAAGTTATGTGGTTAAGGCCGCCCGCAAGGAACTGGAGGTCCTCGGTCTCAGTAACAACCAGATGTCCATTGCGACCCACTTCACTGTCAGTGGCTGTCCCCATAGTTTTGCGGAACTGTCCCAGCAGTGGCTTGGTTTTTGCCCAAGTGTAGAGCAGATTCATCTCCCCCCAGTGCCGATATCCCCCGTTTCTTTAGAGATCCTCGACTAATCCCTGCCGCCCCCTGACCCATTCCCCCATCTAAGGCGATGTGAGCTTATCTTGTCAGTCCCTTGATTCTCTGTTACAATAACGAGTCTGATTGTAGATATAGTTGTCTCTTTATAATCCCCTCTGTAACCTGTACTGAGAGCAATCGTGGCTAATAACAAGTCTGCGCTAAAGCGCATTGAAATCGCAGAACGTAACCGACTGCAGAACAAGTCCTATAAGTCGGCAATTAAAACCTTAATGAAAAAGACCTTCCAGTCCGTGGAAGCCTACGGTGCTAGCCCAGCACCCGAGGCCCTAGAAGCGGTTCAAACTAATCTATCCGCCGCCTTTAGTAAAATTGACAAAGCCGTCAAGCGTCGTGTTCTACACGTCAACAACGGGGCGCGTAAAAAAGCTCGTCTTGCCAAGGCCCTGAAGCGGGTCACGACTCCCGCCTAGGCTAAAACGGTTACTGCGAATACAGCCGCCCCTTGGGCTAATGCCATTCCCGCCCCTGTGAGATGTCGATGCAATTGATTGATACGCACGTTCACATCAACTTCGAGGTTTTCCAGTCCGAACTTCCCTCTCTGCGGTCTCGTTGGCAAGAAGCCGGGGTTGTCCAGCTAGTCCATTCCTGTGTTGAGCCCCAGGAATTCCAGCAAATCCAGTCCTTGGCGAATCAATTTCCAGAACTCTCCTTTGCGGTAGGATTACACCCCCTAGATGCTCACAAATGGCTTCCTAGTACCGCTGACCAGATTTTGGCTTTAGCCCAGTCTGACCAGCGGGTTGTTGCCATTGGGGAGATGGGCCTGGATTTTTATAAAGCTGATAACCAAGCCCAGCAGAAGGAAGTCTTTTTAGCCCAGTTACGAATTGCCCATCGCTTACAGAAACCTATTATTGTCCATTGTCGCGATGCGGCACCGGTTTTGCGGGAACTTTTACAGGATTTTTGTCGGCACCAAGGGCCGATACAAGGGGTTATGCATTGCTGGAGTGGGAGCCCCGAAGAAACTCAGTGGTTTTTAGACCTGGGGTTTTACATTAGCTTCAGCGGTATTGTGACTTTTAAGCGCAGTGAAATGATTCAGGCCAGTGCCAAAGGCGTTCCCCTAGACCGTCTTTTAATCGAGACCGATTGTCCGTTTTTAGCCCCTGTTCCCCAGCGAGGTAAGCGCAATGAGCCTGCCTACGTCCGCTATGTTGCCCAAGCCCTTGCGGATCTCCGCCAGGAATCCCTCAACACGATTGCCACAGCGACCACCGATAATGCTCGTCGCCTGTTTGGACTCCTCCCAATCTAAGTGTTTTTTCCGTCAGTGCTCACTCGCTGATCTTGCCGTTCCCCCGGCTGCCCCTAACTCCGTGAGAATTTAAACGCCATCATGACTAATTCTGCCCGCAGTCTGCTTCCCGACCTCATCGAAATTCAACACGCTAGCTTTCGTTGGTTTTTAGAGGAGGGCCTGATTGAAGAACTGAATAGTTTTTCTCCGATCTCCGACTATACCGGCAAACTAGAACTGCATTTTCTTGGCAAAGACTACAAGCTCAAGCAACCCAAGTACGACGTAGATGAAGCGAAACGCCGGGATGCCAGCTATTCGGTGCAGGTGTATGTGCCCACTCGCTTGGTTAACAAGGAAACGGGGGAAATCAAGGAACAGGAAGTTTTTATTGGCGATTTGCCCCTGATGACCGAACGGGGGACGTTTATTATCAACGGTGCCGAGCGG contains:
- the tkt gene encoding transketolase, with amino-acid sequence MATQSLQERCINSIRFLAIDAVEKAKSGHPGLPMGAAPMAFVLWDQFMKFNPKNPQWFNRDRFILSAGHGSMLQYALLYLMGYDSVSIEDIKQFRQWGSKTPGHPENFETAGVEVTTGPLGQGIANGVGFALAEAHLAATFNKPDAKLVDHYTYVILGDGCNMEGVAAEACSIAGHWGLGKLIALYDDNHISIDGSTDVAFTEDVSKRFEAYGWHVLHVKDGNTDLAAIAKAIEEAKAVTDKPTMIKVTTTIGYGSPKKANTAGVHGAALGAEEVDATRKNLGWDYPPFEIPQDVLDHTHKAIERGTQLEAEWNNVLAQYKAKYPQEAAEFERLLSGELPANWADVLPRYTAEDKALPTRKHSETCLNKLAPVLSELIGGSADLTHSNLTELKISGDFQKGAYQNRNVHFGVREHAMGAICNGIALHGSGLIPYGATFLIFTDYMRAAIRLSALANVGAIWVMTHDSIGQGEDGPTHQPVETLASLRAIPNLTVIRPADGNECSGAYHVAITNAKQHKPTLLAFTRQNVPNLAGSSIENTLKGAYTLVDCAGTPDLILIGTGSEVSLCVEAASKLASEGKNVRVVSMPSWELFEAQDSAYKESVLPKAVTKRLAVEAGVSFGWQKYVGMEGDTVSIDRFGASAPGGICMEKFGFSVDNVLAKAKALLS
- a CDS encoding N-acetylmuramoyl-L-alanine amidase — protein: MNRFHGFVLAFISLLCLAAPAEAGKLLYWRFEASQNRLTFNTETGVQPTAQLIPNPTRIVIDLPGTTLGRPTVNQPIGGTVSNVRVAQFDPFTTRLVIELAPGYTVDPQQVKVRGITPTQWTVDLPVPQRTTTPPPLSPQSQAPAPSRPLLAPAEGAETVQVTASGLLIPLVRNGQNNNIRVDRSNDGTTIQVGLPGAMLPSYLAGKTFAIQQYGVSDLSFANSSTDPRLSLTVDPNSPGWQAYYSRLGGGIVLFPKGGIRATQGLAPPPSSGIPLPPSADLGVSSLSSEGVSITGLELSRDNRQLLIRADRPLQAKGTLNRLTGNYEIRIENARLASSFKQPSLSGNSPITQLQIRQDAGDTLVFFVQPAAGTRFGNLFRSGGLYALEIAPRSYGGTSLGNRPLPPTNPGSNGTPVTINVPSAPRGSLPPLGNALPPNPLPTQGNWPRIPQGSRLVFIDPGHGGTDPGAIGLNGVQEKDIILSISLQVVRYLEQQGIRTMLARNSDYFVSLQGRTDMANRAGADLFVSIHANSMGAGRPDVSGLEVYYYDSPELSRFIHRSILRSLDVKDRGIRKARFYVLRNSRMPSTLVEVGFVTGSEDVAKLTNPSYQQQMAQAIARGIIEYLQQN
- the murI gene encoding glutamate racemase, translating into MRESQRSRIGVFDSGVGGLTVLRELYRQLPKESILYFGDTARLPYGNRTSQEIVQFVREILTWMQEEQVKMVIMACNTSSALALDVVRQEFDFPILGVILPGARAAVRLGRKIGVIATPATVASNAYRDAIHEIDSQAQVWQVACPEFVPLIEQNRIYDPYTKQIARDYLQPLLEVQIDTLVFGCTHYQHLTPILREILPASIHLVDPASYVVKAARKELEVLGLSNNQMSIATHFTVSGCPHSFAELSQQWLGFCPSVEQIHLPPVPISPVSLEILD
- the rpsT gene encoding 30S ribosomal protein S20; this encodes MANNKSALKRIEIAERNRLQNKSYKSAIKTLMKKTFQSVEAYGASPAPEALEAVQTNLSAAFSKIDKAVKRRVLHVNNGARKKARLAKALKRVTTPA
- a CDS encoding TatD family hydrolase, which produces MQLIDTHVHINFEVFQSELPSLRSRWQEAGVVQLVHSCVEPQEFQQIQSLANQFPELSFAVGLHPLDAHKWLPSTADQILALAQSDQRVVAIGEMGLDFYKADNQAQQKEVFLAQLRIAHRLQKPIIVHCRDAAPVLRELLQDFCRHQGPIQGVMHCWSGSPEETQWFLDLGFYISFSGIVTFKRSEMIQASAKGVPLDRLLIETDCPFLAPVPQRGKRNEPAYVRYVAQALADLRQESLNTIATATTDNARRLFGLLPI